A window from Spiroplasma endosymbiont of Aspidapion aeneum encodes these proteins:
- a CDS encoding PTS transporter subunit EIIC — translation MIKKESKKKTKLTAKDWINNKMMPAMTKFASQRHLTAIRDAFGILTPIIIGGSISFLLGIILFGAGDTLETSLLGLLAKATGKVDDSSGTWVVTGGWSTANKVGEKIFSTIFNFTLGTFSLMIALMLAYIYAEKINLKNPMFVGVFNLVLFMITAATFKSDSSKFNYFYDSKGMLAAIIQTFLVVELYKVFATNNRLLIKMPKQVPPMVATGFSLLFPVAIVFIIVSSFNTGCWAIGNYTNWNINDNNNKPVLLGGEYGFVGLFYKLVSAPFSVLISGNNVGLGFGVLYQFLIGFFWFFGLNGSSVVNGAFYPFLMQMFVQNADAVSKFGYNISNAKGMLDVVNIQFLESYAQTTGWGHTGALLLAISIYGKVKEHKEVAKIAAVPGIFSINEPVTFGIPVMLHPIYGIAAMFAMPITTFVAWLFVGPFGMVHKSYILVPWTLPPGVGALLSSGLDWKAFVLSWFCLVIAFVWYIPFVLIANKYHFNLNVKTYMDKGMTRDSALAHVKNDVLEYKEMVVERKRLKKIKTLEIKKQKEEFKKLDPEIRKEKLHLIKLTKQEQKSLEKLQSVNYKSSKLNNIKLQVDVVEYGGYKIRINGKTVATAMSKDSMTNIVEKICNTNKIEEYNIVDNGNIIENIKVTK, via the coding sequence ATGATAAAAAAGGAAAGTAAGAAAAAAACAAAACTTACAGCAAAAGACTGAATTAATAATAAAATGATGCCAGCGATGACAAAATTTGCAAGTCAAAGACATCTAACCGCAATTAGAGATGCGTTTGGAATTTTAACACCAATTATCATTGGTGGTTCTATTTCTTTTTTATTGGGAATTATATTATTTGGCGCTGGAGATACCTTGGAAACTTCTCTACTAGGACTTTTAGCAAAAGCCACTGGTAAGGTAGATGACTCTAGTGGAACATGAGTTGTAACTGGTGGATGAAGTACAGCAAACAAGGTTGGAGAAAAAATATTTAGTACAATTTTTAATTTCACATTAGGAACATTTTCATTAATGATCGCTCTAATGTTGGCATATATTTATGCTGAAAAAATAAATCTTAAAAATCCAATGTTTGTCGGAGTTTTCAATTTAGTATTATTTATGATAACTGCTGCAACATTCAAATCTGATAGTTCAAAATTTAATTATTTTTATGATTCTAAAGGGATGTTAGCTGCAATTATTCAAACATTTCTTGTTGTAGAACTTTATAAAGTATTTGCAACTAATAATCGATTATTAATTAAAATGCCAAAGCAAGTTCCACCAATGGTTGCGACAGGATTTTCACTTTTATTTCCAGTTGCTATTGTATTTATAATTGTTTCAAGTTTTAATACTGGATGTTGAGCCATCGGAAATTATACAAATTGAAATATAAATGACAATAATAATAAACCAGTATTATTAGGTGGAGAATATGGATTTGTTGGGCTATTCTATAAACTAGTTTCTGCTCCTTTTAGTGTTTTAATCTCTGGTAATAATGTCGGATTGGGGTTTGGTGTCTTATACCAATTTCTAATTGGTTTCTTTTGATTCTTTGGTCTAAATGGTTCATCTGTTGTTAATGGTGCATTTTATCCATTTCTAATGCAAATGTTTGTTCAAAATGCAGATGCTGTTAGCAAATTTGGTTACAATATTTCAAATGCAAAAGGGATGTTAGATGTTGTTAATATTCAATTTTTAGAAAGCTATGCACAAACAACTGGTTGAGGACACACTGGTGCCTTGCTTTTGGCAATTTCTATATATGGTAAGGTTAAAGAACATAAAGAAGTTGCAAAAATTGCAGCTGTTCCTGGTATTTTCTCAATTAATGAACCTGTAACATTTGGAATCCCTGTAATGTTGCATCCAATCTATGGAATCGCTGCTATGTTTGCTATGCCAATTACAACCTTTGTTGCTTGATTGTTCGTTGGTCCATTTGGTATGGTTCACAAATCATATATACTTGTCCCTTGAACACTTCCTCCAGGGGTTGGAGCATTATTATCTTCTGGATTAGATTGAAAAGCATTTGTTCTTTCATGATTTTGCTTAGTCATTGCATTTGTTTGATATATTCCATTTGTACTAATTGCAAATAAATATCACTTTAACTTAAATGTAAAAACTTATATGGATAAAGGAATGACAAGAGATTCTGCTCTTGCACATGTTAAAAATGATGTTCTTGAGTATAAAGAAATGGTTGTTGAAAGAAAAAGATTAAAAAAAATAAAAACATTAGAAATTAAAAAACAAAAAGAAGAATTTAAAAAATTAGACCCAGAAATAAGAAAAGAAAAATTACATTTAATCAAATTAACAAAACAAGAACAAAAAAGTTTAGAAAAATTACAAAGTGTAAACTACAAATCAAGTAAATTAAATAATATCAAGTTACAAGTAGATGTTGTTGAATACGGGGGATATAAAATAAGAATTAATGGAAAAACAGTAGCAACAGCAATGTCAAAAGATAGTATGACAAATATTGTCGAAAAAATTTGCAATACTAATAAGATCGAAGAATATAATATTGTCGATAATGGAAACATTATAGAAAATATTAAGGTGACTAAGTAA
- a CDS encoding DUF3284 domain-containing protein translates to MQKIKNHKDPFFKKDITKNSNLSKSVKFKLPFSIEECFNQIIKISFQTLNGVNYHKLDKYRVGDIFKSKDGKKYELTSFNPPNIYQLTTRIENKVYKTTYYLQYLKPKKTQIEFSEVIMFEKNLKGFRETIGLINFNKEFDKRSKQITLHIYKGLVRGAKISKN, encoded by the coding sequence TTGCAAAAAATAAAAAATCATAAGGACCCTTTTTTTAAAAAAGATATTACAAAAAATAGTAACCTTAGTAAATCTGTAAAGTTTAAACTTCCATTTTCAATTGAGGAATGTTTTAATCAAATAATAAAAATTTCATTTCAAACTTTAAATGGAGTAAACTATCATAAATTAGATAAATATCGAGTTGGTGATATATTTAAAAGTAAAGACGGAAAGAAATATGAACTTACATCTTTCAACCCTCCAAATATTTATCAATTAACAACACGAATAGAAAATAAAGTATATAAAACAACATACTATCTTCAATATTTAAAACCTAAAAAAACACAAATAGAATTTAGTGAGGTAATAATGTTTGAAAAAAACCTAAAAGGATTTAGAGAAACAATTGGTCTTATTAATTTTAATAAAGAATTTGATAAAAGATCAAAACAAATAACACTACATATATATAAGGGGTTGGTAAGAGGTGCTAAAATTTCAAAAAATTAA
- a CDS encoding PTS sugar transporter subunit IIB produces MKKILLACGAGLSTSMMVESMKVAAKEINLELEIWAEPVSTAISKVNDVDYILLGPQVRYELNRFLQSSNNTPVEVIDMKDYGMMDGKSVIMKLKDKL; encoded by the coding sequence ATGAAAAAAATTTTATTAGCGTGTGGAGCTGGATTGTCAACATCGATGATGGTTGAATCAATGAAGGTCGCTGCTAAGGAAATTAATTTAGAATTAGAAATATGGGCTGAGCCTGTTTCTACAGCAATATCAAAAGTCAATGATGTTGATTATATATTGCTTGGTCCTCAGGTAAGATATGAACTAAATCGTTTTTTACAATCATCAAATAATACACCAGTCGAGGTGATCGATATGAAAGACTATGGTATGATGGATGGTAAAAGTGTAATTATGAAATTGAAAGATAAACTTTAA
- a CDS encoding MurR/RpiR family transcriptional regulator yields MSLSNLYKEINKKKIAMNENNRLIAEYFLANWNNISDISIKKASHSTNQSPATITRFCKEFGFEGFINFRKEIMMINDNFVLNDYELIFNEESFMNMDSFVDKYFDIVDKQNQILKNLAKSDVISKFAKMILKSEQIIICGMNINYNQSIDFKNKLISSGKNCIVEQDLHLLQGITNASKKNKLIITISLSNENKEVIDLGKNALLHNAKWVHISSKPQKYNYTPTLTINLLDIESEFWNLYSIRGGALFNLYNLVFSNYIIFQKNEKK; encoded by the coding sequence ATGAGTTTAAGTAATTTATATAAAGAAATAAACAAAAAAAAGATTGCTATGAATGAAAATAATCGCTTAATAGCTGAATACTTTTTAGCAAATTGAAATAATATTAGTGATATTTCAATAAAAAAAGCATCACATTCAACAAATCAATCACCAGCAACAATTACTAGATTTTGTAAAGAATTTGGTTTTGAAGGGTTTATAAACTTTAGAAAAGAAATAATGATGATCAATGACAACTTTGTTTTAAATGATTATGAACTTATATTTAATGAAGAAAGTTTTATGAATATGGATTCTTTTGTTGATAAGTATTTTGATATTGTTGATAAGCAAAATCAGATTTTGAAAAATTTAGCAAAATCAGATGTTATTTCAAAATTTGCAAAAATGATTTTAAAGAGTGAACAAATTATAATTTGTGGCATGAATATAAACTATAATCAATCAATTGATTTTAAAAATAAGTTAATATCGTCTGGTAAAAATTGTATTGTTGAACAAGATCTACATCTTTTACAAGGAATTACTAATGCAAGTAAAAAAAATAAATTAATAATTACAATTAGTTTATCAAATGAAAACAAAGAGGTTATTGACTTGGGTAAGAATGCATTATTACATAATGCTAAATGGGTTCATATTTCATCAAAACCACAAAAATATAATTACACTCCAACATTAACAATTAATCTTTTAGACATTGAGAGTGAGTTTTGAAATTTATATTCAATTAGAGGAGGGGCACTTTTTAATCTTTATAATTTAGTTTTTTCTAACTATATTATTTTTCAAAAAAATGAAAAAAAATAA
- a CDS encoding DDE-type integrase/transposase/recombinase produces the protein MWATDVTYIKYSNKFAYLSILKDLKTGFVVGYKVSERNDSKHYMDTWKAAQHITIKGK, from the coding sequence TTGTGAGCAACTGATGTTACCTATATAAAATATAGTAATAAATTTGCATACTTGAGTATTTTAAAGGATTTAAAAACTGGATTTGTTGTTGGATACAAAGTATCTGAAAGAAACGATAGCAAACATTATATGGATACATGAAAAGCAGCTCAACATATCACGATAAAAGGAAAATAA
- a CDS encoding transposase, producing the protein MDFDLSSAKKIHIIFNYHNGLYGSPQIKFILNRTMQISWSKIARYMRILVLKSKIRVKKDLKNKMRLKNVIVVILILLIANEIFTKKINCEQLMLPI; encoded by the coding sequence ATAGATTTTGATTTAAGTTCGGCTAAAAAAATACATATTATTTTTAATTATCACAATGGTTTGTATGGTTCTCCACAAATAAAATTCATTTTAAATAGAACAATGCAAATTAGTTGGTCTAAAATAGCGAGATATATGAGAATTCTAGTCTTAAAATCAAAGATAAGGGTCAAAAAAGATTTAAAAAACAAAATGAGATTAAAAAACGTAATAGTGGTTATACTAATATTGTTAATAGCTAATGAGATCTTTACCAAAAAAATTAATTGTGAGCAACTGATGTTACCTATATAA
- a CDS encoding ABC transporter ATP-binding protein, translated as MKINLHKHTLKIKQGEKDTRNLDISNPKEVEKFVSDLEEANVMILAITNHNYFDLNQFNFLEKKLKEKNILLLPGVELDILDEKDKIHNLNVIVSNEKKEEWNILLSSLINNVVPEEYRLKITDFKKKFKDFVKICLMPNKQKGKFDLAEHEYELLSDHKSINFYETSNLTSTQILAIQGVPAINGSDDLDTNKPNYAKLPDIRNRIDTFENLIHFFKKDPTFMTKYIREKHYGDFDIKPYGWANNYMIPIYKDVNVIIGPRGSGKTELLKAIKDKIIKDNGEIIKLWEDSKSNYIKMIDSLNNKLKIEEDITHYFDDINKLIEGEDIPQTVNIFNNYKKIINYYKEHKKSDKYHKWQIFTINKIETTPPIEYNAELDRYLTKIEALKKSLKIIEDYEKDKEFPDFLTTKSYIFRIIKKLINELKNLCKEYRGPRFIKSISSSIKKIIEDNTSNPTMPDSLDLCHNYLFLKSNSEKILKLIGLNKIKSNVIKIGSIRPNLQLSIFNEFCINPNPDEAKWQIKAEKFSKTALKFLGEIADNWKDKLFYLKMRELKKLMQDSKIDQLRFDNLIWKRSKIIDQNGKDHNPSTGEEVLLTLTNYLDTEREFYFLDEPDKSLDNYFTNDEIVTRINSLAKNNKVIVLTTHNANIAVRTWPYSVIYRELGEESSENETYIGSPFLEYFQKNDGTQTKYKWKEIAVEILEGGKDAFHERGDLYETIKQKD; from the coding sequence ATGAAAATAAATTTACATAAGCATACATTAAAAATTAAGCAAGGTGAAAAAGATACAAGAAATTTAGATATTTCTAATCCTAAAGAGGTTGAAAAATTTGTATCAGATCTAGAAGAGGCAAATGTTATGATATTGGCAATAACAAATCATAATTATTTTGATCTAAATCAATTTAATTTTTTAGAGAAAAAATTAAAAGAAAAAAATATTTTATTATTACCTGGTGTTGAATTAGACATTCTTGATGAGAAGGATAAAATACATAATTTAAATGTTATTGTTAGTAATGAAAAAAAAGAGGAATGAAACATTTTATTATCATCACTAATAAATAATGTTGTTCCTGAAGAATATAGATTAAAAATTACTGATTTTAAGAAAAAGTTTAAAGATTTTGTCAAAATATGCCTCATGCCTAATAAACAAAAAGGAAAATTTGATTTAGCAGAACATGAATATGAATTACTAAGTGATCATAAATCTATTAATTTTTATGAAACAAGTAATCTTACATCTACTCAAATTTTAGCAATTCAAGGAGTTCCTGCTATTAATGGTTCCGACGACCTTGATACAAATAAACCAAATTATGCAAAATTACCAGATATTCGTAATAGGATTGATACATTTGAAAATTTAATTCATTTTTTTAAAAAAGACCCTACATTTATGACTAAATATATTAGAGAAAAACATTATGGTGATTTTGATATAAAACCATATGGGTGGGCAAACAACTATATGATTCCAATTTATAAGGATGTTAATGTTATCATTGGTCCAAGAGGAAGTGGGAAAACTGAATTATTAAAAGCCATTAAAGATAAGATTATTAAGGATAATGGTGAGATAATTAAATTATGAGAAGACTCAAAATCTAATTATATAAAAATGATAGATTCACTAAATAATAAATTAAAAATAGAAGAAGATATTACTCATTATTTTGATGATATTAATAAATTGATTGAAGGAGAGGATATCCCACAAACTGTTAATATTTTTAATAATTACAAGAAAATAATAAATTACTACAAAGAACACAAAAAAAGTGATAAATATCATAAATGACAAATATTTACTATAAATAAAATTGAAACTACACCCCCTATAGAATATAATGCAGAACTTGACCGATATTTAACCAAAATAGAAGCTTTGAAAAAATCGCTTAAAATTATTGAAGACTATGAAAAAGATAAAGAATTTCCTGATTTTTTAACTACAAAATCCTACATATTTAGAATAATAAAAAAATTAATAAATGAACTAAAAAATCTTTGTAAAGAATATAGGGGTCCACGTTTTATAAAATCCATTTCATCAAGTATAAAAAAAATAATTGAGGATAATACATCGAACCCCACTATGCCAGATAGTTTAGATCTATGTCATAATTATTTATTTTTAAAAAGTAACTCTGAAAAAATTTTAAAATTAATAGGTTTGAATAAAATTAAGTCCAACGTAATTAAAATAGGTTCTATAAGACCTAATTTGCAATTATCAATATTCAATGAATTTTGTATTAACCCAAACCCAGATGAGGCTAAATGACAAATAAAAGCTGAAAAATTTTCAAAAACAGCACTTAAATTTCTTGGTGAAATTGCTGATAATTGAAAAGATAAACTCTTTTATTTAAAAATGAGGGAACTTAAAAAATTAATGCAAGATAGTAAAATAGATCAATTAAGATTTGATAATTTAATATGAAAGCGATCTAAAATTATTGATCAAAATGGAAAAGACCATAATCCATCAACTGGTGAGGAAGTATTGCTGACGTTGACAAACTATTTAGATACAGAACGAGAATTTTATTTCCTTGATGAACCTGATAAATCACTAGATAATTATTTTACAAATGATGAAATTGTTACAAGAATTAATTCACTTGCAAAAAATAATAAGGTAATAGTTTTAACAACACATAATGCAAATATCGCAGTTAGAACATGACCATATTCAGTTATATATAGAGAATTAGGCGAAGAATCTTCTGAAAATGAAACATATATAGGAAGTCCCTTTTTAGAATATTTTCAAAAAAATGATGGAACACAAACAAAGTATAAATGAAAGGAAATAGCAGTTGAAATTCTTGAGGGTGGAAAAGATGCATTTCATGAAAGAGGTGATTTATATGAAACAATCAAACAAAAGGATTAA
- a CDS encoding ATP-dependent 6-phosphofructokinase, which yields MKKIGLLCSGGDAPGINCYIRWIINNAPNYDLDICLIEEGFKGLYENKFIKTDFQKIEYSYYNGGTIIKTSRFCEFKNKKIQEVCVNNLLANNIDTLIVVGGNGSYLAKNIIKNYNIRTIGIPETIDNNVENTNFSLGFMTAVETVANSIKALKESAESHGRCYIIEIMGDKSGDLTKIASISAKADICSTPEEKLSFEQITYKVLELISKGKKSIIIAITEKMHNSYEELINLIHNKTKLLVRPYILGFIQRGGSPTALERYFAANLALVTLKFIKNFKDSGDIGIEGINNYSITSNKNKQIINLKNSDFFDLIK from the coding sequence ATGAAAAAAATTGGCTTACTATGTTCTGGAGGAGATGCTCCGGGAATAAATTGTTATATAAGATGGATAATTAATAATGCGCCCAATTATGATCTAGATATTTGTTTAATCGAAGAAGGCTTTAAGGGACTGTATGAAAATAAATTTATCAAAACAGATTTTCAAAAAATTGAGTATAGCTATTATAACGGTGGAACAATTATCAAAACTTCTAGATTTTGTGAATTTAAAAATAAGAAAATCCAAGAAGTTTGTGTAAATAATTTATTAGCAAATAATATTGATACATTAATTGTAGTTGGTGGTAATGGTAGTTATCTAGCAAAAAATATTATCAAAAACTATAATATAAGAACAATAGGAATCCCAGAAACAATAGACAACAATGTTGAAAACACAAACTTTAGTCTTGGTTTTATGACTGCTGTTGAAACTGTTGCCAATTCAATTAAAGCCCTAAAAGAATCTGCTGAATCACATGGGCGATGCTATATAATTGAAATTATGGGAGATAAAAGTGGTGATTTAACAAAAATAGCCTCAATATCTGCAAAGGCAGATATTTGTTCTACGCCAGAAGAAAAACTCTCTTTCGAACAAATAACATATAAAGTTTTAGAGTTAATTAGCAAAGGTAAAAAGAGTATTATCATTGCAATAACAGAAAAAATGCACAATAGTTATGAGGAGCTTATTAATTTAATACATAACAAGACTAAACTCTTAGTTAGACCATATATATTGGGTTTTATACAAAGAGGTGGTAGTCCCACAGCTTTGGAGAGATATTTTGCTGCAAATCTTGCATTGGTTACTTTAAAATTTATAAAAAATTTTAAAGATAGCGGTGATATAGGAATAGAGGGAATTAATAATTACTCTATAACTTCAAATAAAAATAAACAAATAATTAATCTTAAAAATTCAGATTTTTTTGATTTAATTAAATAA
- a CDS encoding class II fructose-bisphosphate aldolase, translated as MIKSTKELLLDAKKNKYAIPAFNFDNFEILKGIIEAAEETNSPVIVETIEKMFDHHGFDVLTQMALRMISDAKVPIALHWDHGFNVEPIKRAVRSGFQSVMIDASLKKFAENVKVTKEVVDYAKKYNVNVEGEIGHVHGTDEVEYEANQAYTDVNEAVEFYNKTGVDFLAISVGTKHGKNKGKIEVQIDRIEAIAKALPQAILVLHGTSGTPEDQIKNAIKAGISKINVGQALKVGAYKKMVQFIENSNYEGSWTSMDKEVIDVVKNNAIKVINLLASNGKAKNIK; from the coding sequence ATGATAAAAAGTACAAAAGAATTACTATTAGATGCTAAAAAAAATAAATATGCAATCCCAGCATTTAACTTTGATAATTTCGAAATATTAAAAGGAATAATTGAAGCAGCTGAAGAAACAAATTCACCCGTAATTGTTGAAACAATTGAAAAAATGTTTGACCATCATGGTTTTGATGTATTAACACAAATGGCTTTAAGAATGATTTCGGATGCAAAAGTACCAATAGCTTTACATTGAGATCATGGGTTTAATGTTGAACCAATAAAAAGAGCTGTTAGAAGTGGATTTCAATCTGTTATGATTGACGCATCATTAAAGAAATTTGCAGAAAATGTAAAAGTTACAAAAGAAGTTGTTGATTATGCTAAAAAATATAATGTTAATGTTGAGGGAGAAATTGGACATGTTCACGGAACAGATGAAGTTGAATATGAAGCAAATCAAGCCTACACTGATGTTAATGAAGCAGTAGAGTTTTATAATAAAACAGGAGTTGATTTTCTTGCAATTTCTGTTGGTACAAAACATGGAAAAAATAAAGGTAAAATAGAGGTGCAAATAGATAGAATCGAAGCAATTGCAAAGGCTCTACCTCAAGCAATCTTAGTTTTACACGGAACTAGTGGTACGCCAGAAGATCAAATAAAAAATGCAATCAAAGCTGGGATATCAAAAATAAATGTTGGTCAAGCTTTGAAAGTTGGTGCATACAAAAAAATGGTTCAATTCATTGAAAATAGTAATTATGAAGGTTCATGAACATCAATGGATAAAGAAGTGATTGATGTTGTAAAAAACAATGCGATTAAAGTAATTAATTTACTAGCTTCTAATGGAAAGGCAAAAAATATAAAATAA
- a CDS encoding PTS sugar transporter subunit IIA, which produces MENNSIINLELMRYSNKKYKDIWDAIRDSSSVLIKNNYITNKWLEKLKSLTDNYGYYFILTDDMVFPHISPGSETIKDCVAFSILKYPVNIDHKNHKTRKIKFILTLVSITGDGHMDILQKIIQLWNDHLWLNLIGNINSQKEMIKIERYLNKLKGIGE; this is translated from the coding sequence ATGGAAAATAACAGCATTATAAATTTAGAATTAATGAGATATTCTAATAAAAAATATAAAGATATTTGAGATGCAATAAGAGATTCATCTAGTGTTTTGATAAAGAATAATTATATCACAAACAAGTGATTAGAAAAATTAAAAAGTTTAACAGATAACTATGGTTATTATTTCATCCTTACAGATGACATGGTCTTTCCGCACATTTCCCCAGGAAGTGAAACGATAAAAGATTGCGTTGCATTTTCAATTCTAAAATATCCAGTCAATATTGACCACAAAAATCACAAAACAAGAAAAATAAAATTTATTCTTACTCTTGTTTCAATAACTGGAGATGGCCATATGGATATATTACAAAAAATAATTCAATTATGAAATGATCATCTATGATTAAACTTAATTGGTAACATTAATAGTCAAAAAGAAATGATAAAAATAGAAAGATACCTAAATAAATTAAAAGGTATAGGAGAATAA